TGCAAGGAGGTTTGCCATTATTTATatggggaaaccaaacaaactCTGGCTAAGCAGCTggaacaacacagaagagctaaccCGTCAGGCCAGGaatctgcagtctatttacacctacaagccagtggacactctttcaatgatgaggatgtacacatcctggacaggaaGGAATGCTGGCTTTAGcggggagtcaaggaggccatttatgtgaaaagggaaagaccatctctgaatcgaggagtgggcctaagggtacatcaacattcaccatcttacaatgctgtgaatGCAGTGTAAGTGTAATAGGAATATATGTAAATGAATTTCTCTATAGACTTTCAGTTTTTCTGCAGGAACACTTTAAACAGCGTATATAATCATTGACTATGGTGAGGACTGTAAAACTGTTAATTAAGGCTGGCTGATAAAAGAGCCCCCTCTCTTATCCCCTTCAGTAAGGGGGGCCTTACTGCGGACTGCTGCCTGGACTGAGtcaggaataaaaaaacataataatccAGATTTTTGGTTTGTATAAAGTCAGTCAATAAGAATGATTTATTTGTTACTGACCAAGCATTAAACAACGCCATGCTTAGTAAGGTGGAGAACGAAGCAGCCACAGATGTGACCAGACCCATCTGACCCGAGAAAGTGGGTTTGATCCATGAAAGTCATTTAGGCTACTCAccatggctgtagctcaggaggtagagcaggttatttactgatcagaaggttattatttcaatccctggctcctccagtctgcatgtcaagtatccttggacaggatactaaccccaagttccTCTCATTCATAgtctgcatccatcagagtatgaatgtgtctgaatgtagttaggaagcactcaaagTTTAGAAgaaagtgtttgtgtgatgttgtacagagtgcttttagtactcggggagagtagaaaagcgctatataagcaTCAGGccttttaccatttaccaataGGAGAAAAGGCCCTGAGACTGGAGTCTGGCTCGCCTGGATAACCGTGTCACAGAGATCCAGGCAGGGATGTGGATGGAGAAAACCCATCTGATATAATCCCAGGGGACCAGGTGATCACGAACATCAGTCATTTAACAGCCACACCGCGCTTCCAAAGTAATCTGGTCACCAGCTCTCATTCCTCTCCCCCTCTGTGATTTGCGCTGTCCCCGGAGAGCAACACAGAGAATGCCTGTGGAAGAGTCACACAACGGCGACAGGGGATGGAAAACACCTGAGGGTATGGAATGTCTATCCGGCACAGGAAACAGAATGTATAGCAAGGTTTGCTGATCATCAATGGGAGGACCAGGGTAGGCGAAACAACCCCAAGAAAAagcgaaaacaaaaaaaagaaaaacgccgGCCATGGGCAGCGGCAAAGCCTAACACAGGCGCCATCTTACCGGACCACTGGAAGGAATCTGAGtagtttttgaccaggatatgtccttgaATGCGCATTATAAACAAATATGAAACTTCTTTCTTCTATTTGCGCAATTTCCTTATAACATCATGTCTGAGAGTAATGGTGAAAGTCTAGTTCATGAATTTATTACTAATAGGCTagactattgtaattcattatcaTCAGGCTGTCATAAAAAGCCTGAAATAActccagctgatccaaaatgttgcaacaagagtactgacaggcaCTAGAAAGAGAAAACCTATTTTTCCTATAccgtggtccctcgtttatcgcgggagttacattataaaaataacccgcgataggtgaaatccgcgaagcagccagctttattttttacaattattatagatgttttaaggctgtaaaacccctcgcTACACAATTtacacacttttctcagacaggcacgaacattttcacatttttctctcttgtttaaacactctcaaagttcaaaccttcatagaaaaataagtccagtattatggacccgcaggtgcctttgatggtgcaaagcgtttcgtcgacattgttgtgttcattggggagaaaacttacaaacatacagtacagcacttcagagtcacactgctagcgatcgaagatttatgtaaatttgacaaactGAAcccattctgtactgtacaggagacatggCACGAGATTAACTGACAATGGTCTATAGCCAATCAGGATGTAGAACACAatgtgctgtgaaaaaaaaagcaaaaaaaaagcatgcaaaattgcacaaaaaaatcaGTGAAATAGCAAAGCTGCGAAAGGTGAAATGCGTTATAGAGGGACCTCTGTAGTGGGTTCTCTTCACTAGCTGCccgttaaatccagaatttagtttaaaatccttctcctcacgTTCAAGTTTTTGAATAATCAGGGCTCATTTCATCTTTAGGAATTCATAATACCATATCTAGTCATTTCTGAGAGTGAAGTATACTCAACAGAGCACTTTACTGTCAGACTGCTGGCTTACCTGTGGTTTCTAGGATAATTAAAAATTGAataggaggcagagccttcaactTTCAGGCCTCTGTACTGTGGAACCAACTCCCAccttggatttgggagacagacaccctctgtTTTTTTAAGATTAGATTTAAAACCTTCCTTTTTTCAAAGGATATAGTTTgcactggatcaggtgaccttgaATCCTCTCCTAGTTATGTTGCAATAGGCCTTGGCTGCTTATTTATCCTGTATTAATAATTACAAATGAATCCAAATTGCTAAACAGTAAATCTAATTTGTTCAATAATTACATGCATTTGAGGACAACTCAAAATAATGGCTGAAAACCTGTGTAGAAATTATATTAACATTGGCCATGACTACAAGGCtacaaaataattttacatAAAGTTTGGCACAGTTTTAGTATTAATACAGGTATTTTATCCATCTTTTTATCTACAGTGTAAATGAGTACTATTGAACATTCAACATTCAATTAATCAGAACTTTGACCTGAcattcctttaatttgtcaacAGATTTTAGGATATAAAGGTCTGACATCCCCAACACAGCGGTATATTGACAGCAAGGTAATACGAACACAAACAGAGGGGGAGTGGTTATCCTTTGATGTTACAGAGGCAGTTAGTGAATGGCTAAACCACAGAGGTGAGTACATTCTGTCCCATCAGTATTCCCTTTTCCTCATTGTTTATGCTTCGTGTTAAATAACTTCtcattacttttttgtttttccatagaCCGAAACAGTGGATTCAAGATCAGCCTGCACTGCCCGTGCTGCACTTTTGTACCATCAAATAACTACATAATTCCTAATAACAGTGAGGAGCTGGAGGCACGATTTGCAGGTTatttgaaaaatgttgcctcaaggcacttttatgttgtaaggtagaccctataaTAATAGTTAAGAAAGCTCTTGTGGTTTGGCACCCCAGTACATCTCAGAATTAATCACCATCTACAACCCAGTCAGACCTCTCACATCATCAGGtttagattttttaaatgatccCAGAATCAGATCCCCTCCCCCTTTAACAGAAATTTCACTTTTCTGTAAGCACTGGAGCTATGCTGATGATTTTACTCTGAATACTttgataatgttttttttttttttattaatgaacttttctgtcattacCAGCCCTTGCAGTGCTGCTTATTAATCTCTTATGTTTTCAGGTATCGATGACAACCTAATCCATGGTCGTGACCTGAAGGTTTTTAGGAAGTGGCAGCACAGTGTTCGGGGTCCACATCTTCTCCTCATGTTGCTGCCTTCATACCGCCTGGAGTCCCAGTCCCAACATAAGAACCATCGATCGAAGAGAGCTCTCGATACTGCCTACTGCTCCAAGTACTTGTCTGAAAACCAAATTGCCAAGTGCAAAGGAATAACAATGTCCCTATCTGTTGTGGAGATTTTCAGAAATGAGTCGTCAAGTAAAAAGGGGCCAAGCAACACTAATAGCACTAGGCACTGCACAGAATTGGTTGTCATTAGGTACAAAGATATAGAATAACTGTTAACACTCTGAGTTCTTGGctagaacccagagtgatgttaaaggtGAGTGCATGCTTTAACCCCAGCCCATCAACCAGAGCCTAAACTTCAACAAGTAACAAAAGGCAGTGATCAGCAGTGAGGTTGCAGCCTCCGTTTCCACCcgttcatgtttctaaagtagaatcacCATGGTGATTGCTTTaagtctctttgtgctggttttcatctttgctttgagTTCATACGTAAGTGTAAAAGGTTAAAATATTATGTGTATCCTCATTAGGATAGGGTTTTGTGTTGATGTGTGGGATTGTAGCCTCAGGTATatattgttaactggtaattatgtGACAATGTATTAATGTAACTTTAGTGTAACAAATGAGTTTCATTATTACTTTTGAGTGATGACCCCTAAACAAGCTATTTTGTTCttaccactgtgcaatacttcaTAATGCCATGCAATCCTTATTTTAAATAAGGAAACATCTTTACCTCCAGGTGAAGGGGAAAAAGTAGCAACAGTGttgtaagaaaaaaagtctgtaCCAGTTCAAGTCCAACTGAAGAAACTGGAACAATTTTGTTAAAAGAAGAAGCCAGGAAGAGCGCAGCTTTCCAAAGTGTTTTCCAACAGAATGCTGAcaatttgaaaacaaacaaacaaacaaataaaacaaggtTCTGGATATAGCTTTCCTTTTCTTCGTGAACTACGCTTGATGTACCCTTTCCTGgtgaattaaactgaaaaactgTGCATTGGTTCAGTTCCCACAGTCCCTCTCTCTGGATAGCCAATGGGGCATACATACTAAGGCACAGATGGTTGGCAGCACACAGAGAGTGTCAACAAGTTGACCACTAACTGGTATTGCAAACTGCTTTCAAAACAGGCTGAAAGCAGAACTGAAAGGCAACACAGAAATTGTCACCCTGAACAACTTGTTGGCTGATCTGTTTAACTGTATATTTATCTTGTCCGGTTCAGTGGTTGCCAACAATAAGTAAAGAATCCTATCTGAGCGCATCTTCACCTGTCTTCATCTCTCCATCTGTGACTTTTTATTGACTGCACACACTAGTGACGAGAGGATTCCCACAGCTCTGTTATTCACTTTTCCACTTTATGTCTTTACAGAAATGTTCAGGATAACTGCTGCTTACGATCGCTCTACATTGATTTTAAGAGGGACCTGGGCTGGAGGTGGATCCATGAGCCCAAGGGCTATGAGGCCAACTTttgtgcaggggcctgtccatATTTGTGGAGTGCGGACACCCAGCATTCCAAGGTACTGAATGAGGAAGTTTGATAGGCTACACAGTAAACTTAAACATGAATGCAGTTGCACTGCACTGTAaatcagattttattttatggtatgGCTCTAATATGTATATTCCAGGTGTTAGGTCTGTATAACACCATCAACCCTGAAGCATCGGCATCCCCCTGCTGTGTCTCCCAAGACCTGGAGCCTCTCACTATCCTGTACTACATCGGCAAGACCCCCAAAATAGAACAGCTCTCAAATATGAAGGTCAAGTCCTGCAAGTGCAGCTAGAAGTCCTTAGAAAATACATACTCTTCTTTCATCCAGAGTGGAGTGAGTTAACGTACCGTCAAAGTGCCGCTGCACTCATTTACTAGCAATCCTACAGCAGTCGTTTCACACAGGCATGGCCAGGAATGGTGTATTagagaataaaagaaacaagtCAATGTGAGTTCAATGCTTATTCAACATACAGGACCAGAGCAGTTATAATACCAAAAACCTTAGTTCGATGCACTGTATAGACAAAAATGTTGGGCCTTCATGTAAATTCATGTGTGTTCAGCCCTGTTGCTACAGGTGTTAATAATCATGCACCAAGCCATGAAGTCTGCCTTTAAAAGATCTGTAAAAGAATTGGTCATTCTAAAGATCTCGTTGACTGAGTATGGTACTATAATAAGATGTAAAGATTCCAACGAGTCATTTTGTTAAATATTATTTCTCATAGATATGAAGTGATCAACTGTAAGTAGTTTTATCGCAAAGTGAAACAGTAACTCATCCAGGAAGTGAAAGACCTTCTAAAGTTACAAAGGAGTTCTGAAGCATGTTGTACATAAAAGTCGCTAACGCTCTGTTAAatcaataactgcagagttaattaattattaataccaGAACTGCATACCAGAGCTGCCAGAAGCTTCATGTATAGGTAACCCAGTACTTTTGTTCATATAGGAAgaattgtatttctgtattgACACAGGTTTGCAAGTAAAATGAGCTTGTGCGCTGTTCTCCTAATAAATGGTCAAAGAAGAATAATACTTCTTAATAATATTTCTTAGTAAGGGTAATTTACATCATGAAGGcctgctctcaaaaactgatATAGATAAATCCAGctacacatccagaaataagtGCTTAAAGTTTTTAGAAAATGTTTAGTGCCATCTTGTGTCAGTACAGAACATTACGTCACCTGGTTGGTTTGTTGGTTGCTGTTAAACTTGCACTGAACCAACCAACTCAGGTGAAAATAAGGACACTAAAACTAACCCTAAgccttttctactctcccagaatactcaaagcgctctatacaacacgaCATCAcgacattcacacaaacactgtcTTCTCTGCTTTGAAGTGCTTACTAACTACGGTGGATGCATCGGAGAACAActtggggttaatatcttgcccaagcatatttggcatgcagactgggggggggggagccagggatcaaaccaccgaccttccaatcagtagatgCTCAACCTCCTGAGCTATAGCCACCCTACAGAGTTTTATGTCTGTTAACATAAAGCTCATTGCTACAGCGAGGGGCAGCACAAAAGTGAACtctttaaatgaaattttaGTTTTAGCCTCCTCATATTCCACTGAGTTACTAGTTCTGTTATTAGTTTGCTAAAATAAACTGAAGTCTTTTAACAGCAACGAACAAACCAACCAACTTGGTGATGTAGCATTCTGTACAGATCACAAGATGGCGctaaacatgtttaaaacatGCACTtgtttcttaaatccagctacAAGGAGTGTTAAATCCATatcagtttttgagagcagggctccATGGTGTAAATTAGCCTTTGTCCACTTTAATCCAtcggaaaaataaataatgaatagtTCACATAGTTTTCTTCCCTCACCAATATGCAATACTGAAATATTTTCCTCAATAACCTCAATATCAAGTCTAGTATTTAcagttaattttattattgagtCTGCTTCATTGACTTTTTAGGAGTcttgttaaaatccagtggtgTTTTAGATCATAACAAACTTTACATCAGTTATATTTTTGGTTCATTACATGAGGCTAGAGAtttgtttgggttgttttttttttttttaaatcatacacTTGCAGAGTtctgaattaaaaaacaaaaaagtgctGTCAGCTCCAATATCTTTTTGAAATATTGTGGCGctaaagcagcacacattcaaaaaGTCCAGGCCGGTATAGTATTCAGTACCAAGTTATGTGAGAATACAGCAAACACTGGAAATGTAAGtgatatgtgtatatatgtgaaATAAGTCCTTGAAAAAACAGATCTACTCAGACCTACCTAACACTTTGCTTTCAACCACTTAGCCCTTCAGCAGATATCAAAGGCGCAATACCACATTCTTATACatcattatttatttgattCCTTGAGAAGTATTCttcagttttgcattttctgATTCTGTACAGTAAGACATTGCAGTAAGATGTCCTGCAACCTTGCAGTGTTGACATATATTATCTACTCCATTTTGTAGTTTTAATAGACACACACAACTTTTATTAAGCCATCATAAGAGGGAATAAGATGTTGCATTAGAATTGTAAAGGctattttgatttattatgGCAATAGTATTAATTTTATAGCTTCTCATTTATATTATAAAACATTTCTTCAAGAGGTAAGAAAAACAGTGTTGTATGTAATAACTTTTAATTGCTAAATTGGCATACTATGTTAACAGTTTTAAGCAGTAATGGAGCAAATGGCCCTTTTAAATAGCCCAGTGTAACAGATCCCATAACACGTTTAAGTAAAAAGCTTAGATTCTGAATCATTGTAACCCCGAgtctgctgtctgtgttgtttaaaaaagaaaatacatgtttatttatgatgtttattttctgaAACAGAAAATTCTGTAAATGTGTAATAGCAATCAATAAAAAGTGTTTTCATCATTAACAGGTTACTTGCTGAAATTAGTTTACAATGTGAGGTCACATCCTATGTATAATTGTGACAGTAATACTGTACGGTATTAGtgacaataatacatacagtaaAACTGTTGACAACAGAAATATTTCTGACTTTATGAATAACAAcgatagtaataataatagtaataatttcttaattattattattatcatagcaattttaaagatattataATTCTTTGCGTCAGTTCAGCAATTTGAGGTAGGTTTTTGGGATTTGGGATAGAGAGAATATAAAACATGGAtattaatgaaataaaatcaaattcaAACAATCTCATTGAGCTGGCTACTGCACTTGTGAATTTCACAAATGTCAAAAAGAAAATTGGTCTGCTGCTCAGCTCAATGAAATATCCAGCTATTAGTGCTTAAAATTAGTTTGCAATTTTCACATTAAGATTGTTGAAATATGCAACCCTAAGCTCCACCACATTTTATGTCATAACGGGAAAAACTAAAGATTATCCAGAGGCTgttcaattcattttcatttacataGCACCAAATAACAACAATAGTTGCCTGGTGGTGCTTCACATTGTAAGTTAAAGATGGTAAATTggctgattcttatatagcgcttttctgctctcccggagtactcaaagcaatCAATACAACATGCCACTTTCACCCATTTAGCACTGTCTTCTATGCTTTTAAGTGCTTACTAACTACCgtccacacacatt
This sequence is a window from Oreochromis aureus strain Israel breed Guangdong linkage group 11, ZZ_aureus, whole genome shotgun sequence. Protein-coding genes within it:
- the tgfb2 gene encoding transforming growth factor beta-2 proprotein → MNVYLVCLFLTLDLATVAFSLSTCSTLDMDQFKKKRIEAIRGQILSKLKLAAPPKDFPEPEEVSRDIVSIYNSTRDLLQEKANERAATCERQRSEEEYYAKEVHKIDMQPVHSPENVIYPTPFNPYFRWLTFDVSSMEKNASNLVKAELRIFRLQNPGARVSEQRIELYQILGYKGLTSPTQRYIDSKVIRTQTEGEWLSFDVTEAVSEWLNHRDRNSGFKISLHCPCCTFVPSNNYIIPNNSEELEARFAGIDDNLIHGRDLKVFRKWQHSVRGPHLLLMLLPSYRLESQSQHKNHRSKRALDTAYCSKNVQDNCCLRSLYIDFKRDLGWRWIHEPKGYEANFCAGACPYLWSADTQHSKVLGLYNTINPEASASPCCVSQDLEPLTILYYIGKTPKIEQLSNMKVKSCKCS